Proteins from one Oryzomonas sagensis genomic window:
- a CDS encoding DUF6745 domain-containing protein produces the protein MAFVAFFMDVCKLKLAKDIVDRATAYRKVCESVNYIWPNRDFVMVCARPTRAEKDNQGRLHSLSDMAIKYPDGWGLYFIHGVRFDDVNLWRSISDGSISAPQVFAIDNMEQRRVAYEVMDKSKMAGLDGLEVIHEVADDGHGYPMRIVSFKLPGIRQPFRYLNCHCPSGGREYYLETQEKDCWKAKAASFGLPADVEWSAEY, from the coding sequence GTGGCCTTCGTCGCTTTTTTCATGGATGTCTGCAAGCTCAAGCTGGCGAAAGATATTGTAGATCGCGCTACCGCTTATCGCAAGGTCTGCGAATCGGTCAACTATATCTGGCCCAATCGGGACTTCGTTATGGTCTGCGCCCGCCCGACCAGGGCTGAAAAGGATAATCAAGGTCGCCTGCACTCATTATCAGACATGGCGATCAAGTACCCTGATGGATGGGGTCTGTACTTCATTCATGGCGTCAGGTTCGACGATGTGAACCTTTGGAGATCAATCTCCGACGGGTCAATTTCCGCTCCTCAGGTATTCGCAATCGACAACATGGAACAACGCCGGGTAGCGTATGAGGTGATGGATAAGTCCAAAATGGCGGGGTTGGATGGTTTGGAGGTAATCCACGAGGTCGCAGATGACGGCCACGGATACCCCATGCGGATCGTCAGTTTCAAACTGCCGGGTATACGGCAGCCGTTCCGTTACCTGAATTGCCATTGTCCCAGCGGAGGCCGGGAATACTATCTTGAAACTCAGGAAAAGGACTGTTGGAAGGCGAAGGCGGCGAGTTTCGGACTTCCTGCCGATGTGGAGTGGTCTGCTGAGTACTAA